The Nostoc sp. PCC 7524 nucleotide sequence TACGGCGACGAAGTGAAATTTGGCGGTGGTAAAGTCATCCGCGATGGGATGGGACAATCTCCCATTTCTAAGGCTGATGGTGCAGTAGATTTAGTTATTACCAATGCTTTGATTCTCGACTGGTGGGGAATAGTCAAAGCAGACATCGGCATTAAAGACGGCAAAATCTTTAAAATTGGGAAAGCAGGTAATCCATATATTCAAGACAATATAGATATTATTATTGGACCCGGTACGGAAGCCTTAGCCGGTGAAGGAATGATTCTCACGGCTGGTGGTATTGATAGCCATATTCATTTTATTTGTCCGCAACAGATTGAAGTTGCGATCGCCTCCGGTATCACTAGCATGATTGGCGGCGGTACAGGGCCAGCCACAGGTACAAATGCTACCACCTGCACCCCTGGACCCTGGAATATGTACCGGATGCTGCAAGCGGCTGATGCTTTCCCCATGAATTTAGGCTTTTTGGGTAAAGGAAACGCCAGCCAACCCCAAGGTTTAGTCGAACAAGTTTTAGCCGGTGCAATGGGGTTAAAGCTTCATGAAGACTGGGGAACAACCCCCGCCACTATTGATACTTGTTTGAGTGTTGCTGATGAGTATGATGTGCAAGTAGCGATTCACACCGACACCCTCAACGAAGCTGGATTTGTCGAAGATACTATCGCCGCCTTTAAAAATCGTGTCATCCACACCTACCACACCGAAGGCGCAGGCGGTGGACACGCACCAGACATCATCAAAGTCTGCGGTGAAACTAACGTCCTCCCATCATCCACCAACCCCACCCGTCCTTACACCCTCAACACCCTAGACGAACACCTAGATATGTTGATGGTATGTCATCACCTCGACCCCAGCATCCCCGAAGATGTCGCCTTTGCTGAATCCCGTATTCGTCGCGAAACCATCGCCGCCGAAGATATTCTCCATGACTTAGGCGCATTTAGCATGATTGCTTCGGATTCTCAGGCAATGGGAAGGGTGGGAGAAGTAATAATTCGCACTTGGCAAACAGCCCATAAAATGAAGGTGCAACGGGGAAGCCTTGCGGGTGATGGGAAATCAGATAATCTGCGGGCTAAAAGGTATGTTGCCAAATACACAATTAATCCAGCAATTACTCATGGTATTGCTCAGTATGTCGGTTCTGTAGAGGAAGGCAAACTTGCAGATTTATGCTTGTGGCGACCAGCATTTTTTGGTGTGAAACCAGAGATAGTGATTAAAGGTGGGATGATTGCATGGTCACAGATGGGTGACGCTAACGCCAGCATTCCCACACCCCAACCTGTGCATATGCGCCCGATGTTTGGCAGTTTTGCAGGTGCAAAACACGCCACATCTTTAACCTTTGTTTCTCAAGCAGCTTTAGAAAGAGAAATTCCTAGCCAATTGGGTTTAAAAAAATCAGCCGTTGCAGTATTTGGGACACGTCAACTAACTAAACAGGATATGAAACTCAATGATGCTTTACCTCATATAGAAGTAGATCCCGAAACCTATAAAGTCAAAGCCAATGGGGAATTGTTGACTTGTGAACCCGCCACAGTTCTACCAATGGCGCAAAGATACTTTTTGTTTTAGCCCATGACCGAGCCGACAACCGATTATGATAAACCCAGAAAGTCGGCTACATCATCAATGGAATTAATGAACCATCCTTGTTGAAAAGACTGCTTAAAAGTGCGATCGCTATTCCGTCTACTACGGAATTTCAGCAAGTATTAGATAATCTCATATCTGGAGGATGAGCGATCGCTATTCCGTCCCAGCAAAATTTTACA carries:
- the ureC gene encoding urease subunit alpha, whose translation is MSYRMSRRAYAETYGPTVGDRIRLADTELFIQVEQDFTTYGDEVKFGGGKVIRDGMGQSPISKADGAVDLVITNALILDWWGIVKADIGIKDGKIFKIGKAGNPYIQDNIDIIIGPGTEALAGEGMILTAGGIDSHIHFICPQQIEVAIASGITSMIGGGTGPATGTNATTCTPGPWNMYRMLQAADAFPMNLGFLGKGNASQPQGLVEQVLAGAMGLKLHEDWGTTPATIDTCLSVADEYDVQVAIHTDTLNEAGFVEDTIAAFKNRVIHTYHTEGAGGGHAPDIIKVCGETNVLPSSTNPTRPYTLNTLDEHLDMLMVCHHLDPSIPEDVAFAESRIRRETIAAEDILHDLGAFSMIASDSQAMGRVGEVIIRTWQTAHKMKVQRGSLAGDGKSDNLRAKRYVAKYTINPAITHGIAQYVGSVEEGKLADLCLWRPAFFGVKPEIVIKGGMIAWSQMGDANASIPTPQPVHMRPMFGSFAGAKHATSLTFVSQAALEREIPSQLGLKKSAVAVFGTRQLTKQDMKLNDALPHIEVDPETYKVKANGELLTCEPATVLPMAQRYFLF